In Zea mays cultivar B73 chromosome 7, Zm-B73-REFERENCE-NAM-5.0, whole genome shotgun sequence, the following proteins share a genomic window:
- the LOC113939972 gene encoding La-related protein 6C-like, whose translation MAQAQPQAQATSEVVVKCATKAMTNDKDRAAIASASAAASQGSVGSGAATPFKFNVHAPEFVPMSPAAASPMASPMSAPAGGYYSPFMQMQPGLAPADWSFFHEHEPVFFMPDLAHAKFGAATATAAGAAGSNSAQAKGAATTTDVAQKIVKQVEYQFSDINLVANEFLLKIMNKDTEGYVPLSVIASWKKIKSLGATNQMLVKALRTSTKLNVSDDGKKVRRRQAFTEKHKEELQSRMIIAENLPEDSSRNSLEKIFGVVGSVKNIKICHPQEPNTARASKSDTLVSNKMHALVEYETSQQAEKAVEKLNDERNWRKGLRVRTVLRRSPKSVTRLKRADLDHFVASDDDSPHSSSDSPTADCSSPAEAAAAHAHVYHQQQQEEQQNGGNCKHKGSWARGRAGTATKLHITAPQSPQSAPAGMAGGHFDPTSPRPSSSSQKQCPSSPGSRQLPASASASSHKCPFSPRQAQHHPPQGPRMPDGTRGFTMGRGKPTSPPAAAAVLV comes from the exons ATGGCACAGGCACAGCCACAGGCGCAGGCGACCAGTGAAGTCGTCGTCAAGTGTGCCACCAAGGCCATGACGAATGACAAAGACAGGGCCGCCATCGCCAGCGCCAGCGCGGCGGCGTCTCAGGGGTCGGTAGGCAGCGGTGCCGCCACGCCCTTCAAGTTCAACGTCCACGCGCCGGAGTTCGTGCCTATGTCGCCTGCCGCCGCCAGCCCCATGGCCAGCCCCATGTCGGCACCGGCAGGTGGCTACTACTCGCCCTTCATGCAGATGCAACCGGGCTTGGCGCCCGCCGATTGGAGCTTTTTCCACGAGCACGAGCCCGTCTTCTTCATGCCCGACTTAGCGCACGCTAAGTTCGGCgcggccaccgccaccgccgctggCGCTGCTGGGAGCAACAGCGCCCAGGCCAAGGGGGCCGCCACCACCACCGATGTTGCACAGAAGATTGTTAAGCAG gttGAGTATCAGTTCAGCGACATCAACCTGGTGGCAAACGAGTTCTTGCTCAAGATTATGAACAAGGACACAGAAGGCTATG TTCCGTTGTCAGTCATTGCATCCTGGAAGAAGATCAAGTCTCTTGGGGCAACCAACCAGATGCTGGTGAAGGCTCTTCGCACCTCCACAAAGCTC AATGTGAGTGACGACGGCAAGAAAGTCCGGCGGAGGCAGGCATTCACGGAGAAGCACAAGGAAGAGCTTCAG TCCCGCATGATCATAGCGGAGAATTTGCCAGAGGACTCGTCTCGGAACAGCCTCGAGAAGATCTTTGGCGTCGTGGGAAG TGTGAAGAACATCAAGATATGCCATCCACAAGAGCCTAACACCGCAAGGGCTTCCAAGTCCGACACGCTTGTCAGCAACAAG ATGCACGCACTTGTGGAGTACGAGACGTCGCAGCAAGCCGAGAAAGCA GTGGAGAAGCTGAATGATGAACGGAACTGGaggaaagggctccgtgtccgcACAGTGCTCAGGCGCTCG CCCAAGTCAGTGACGAGGCTGAAGCGTGCAGACTTGGACCACTTTGTGGCCTCCGACGACGACTCGCCGCACTCCTCATCAGACTCCCCGACGGCGGACTGCTCTTCACCTGCCGAGGCAGCGGCGGCTCACGCTCACGTCTATCACCAGCAGCAGCAAGAGGAGCAGCAGAATGGGGGCAATTGCAAGCACAAAGGCAGCtgggctcgaggacgagctggcacGGCGACCAAGCTGCACATCACGGCGCCGCAGAGCCCCCAGTCGGCTCCCGCGGGCATGGCCGGCGGCCACTTCGACCCGACCAGCCCCCGCCCGTCGTCGTCGTCCCAGAAGCAGTGCCCCTCCAGCCCCGGCAGCAGGCAGCTCCCTGCTTCTGCCTCTGCCTCCTCCCACAAGTGCCCCTTCAGCCCCAGGCAGGCTCAGCATCATCCTCCCCAGGGCCCCAGGATGCCCGACGGCACGCGCGGCTTCACCATGGGCCGGGGCAAGCCAACGTCGCCACCAGCAGCGGCAGCGGTCCTCGTTTAG
- the LOC103631863 gene encoding glutamate receptor 3.4 isoform X1 has product MASPLSSSSSSTSTSTSTLLRLICLCTALPVALQAAAARPPNVTVGALFTFDSVIGRSARTAIQLAVDDVNRDPAVLRDTNLSVIFQDTKCSGFVGTIQALELMERHVVAVVGPQSSGIAHVVSHVANQLRVPLLSFAATDPALASSQYPYFVRATHDDRFQMAAVADVVAHHGWREVTAVYVDNDYGRGGVVALGDALEALRARVSYRAAFPPGADRAALADLLVRANMMESRVFVVHASPDSGLDVFAAARSLDMMATGYVWIATDWLAAAIDAAGAGAAAAAGNIQGVLMLRQYTPDSDAKASLVSRFAAKQYINAYGLFAYDSVWMAARAIDQFLDDNASGGNVSFSADRNIRDANGSALGLSALRVFDQGEQLLRKVMLANFTGVTGSVRFQLDADGSGGATLINPAYEILNVGGTGVRRVAYWSNYTRLSVEAPRLLADGGPPPNSNNTTTQQQQQMYSVIWPGDTTAKPRGWVFPNNGKPLRIGVPYRTTYKQFVSKDRSSPDGVSGYCVDVFNAAVALLPYPVPASFVLFGDGVKNPSYNDLVQRVADGFFDAAVGDISIVTNRTRVVDFTQPYVESGLVIVSTVKAKNSNEWAFLKPFTPGMWAIIGAFFLFVGAVVWILEHRFNPEFRGSPRRQMVTIFWFSFSTMFFAHRENTVSTLGRFVLIIWLFVVLIINSSYTASLTSILTVQQLSTGIQGLDSLLSSNDPIGYQVGSFARSYMMDELGVPASRLRELAIDGYAGSLQRGPSNGGVAAIVDELPYVELFLSTNCQFRTVGQEFTKSGWGFAFQRDSPLAVDLSTAILTLSENGDLQRIHDKWLSPGTCASQSTDGVGADRLNLGSFWGLFLICGVACFVALLIYFARILCQFCKYHGHGTTDGAGPFPVPERSLRRPARLTSIRDLMSFVDMKEAEVKRAIRSRSDRRLDGSMGGRSYTSEGPSLSRPSSMSPV; this is encoded by the exons ATGGCGTCGCCCTTGTCTTCCTCCTcctccagcaccagcaccagcaccagcacgctCCTCCGGCTGATCTGCCTCTGCACCGCCTTGCCAGTCGCCctgcaggcggcggcggcgcgcccgCCCAACGTCACCGTCGGCGCCCTCTTCACCTTCGACTCCGTCATCGGAAGGTCTGCCAGGACCGCCATCCAGCTCGCCGTCGACGACGTCAACCGCGACCCCGCCGTGCTGAGGGACACCAACCTCAGCGTCATCTTCCAGGACACCAAGTGCAGCGGATTCGTCGGCACAATCCAAG CCCTGGAGCTGATGGAGAGGCATGTGGTGGCCGTGGTGGGCCCCCAGTCCTCGGGCATCGCGCACGTCGTCTCCCACGTCGCCAACCAGCTGCGCGTCCCGCTGCTGTCCTTCGCCGCCACCGACCCGGCGCTCGCCTCCTCGCAGTACCCCTACTTCGTCCGCGCCACGCACGACGACCGCTTCCAGATGGCCGCTGTCGCCGACGTCGTCGCGCACCACGGCTGGCGGGAGGTCACGGCGGTCTACGTCGACAACGACTACGGCCGCGGCGGCGTCGTCGCGCTCGGAGACGCGCTCGAGGCCCTGCGCGCCAGGGTCTCCTACAGGGCCGCGTTCCCGCCGGGCGCCGACCGCGCCGCGCTCGCCGACCTCCTCGTGCGGGCCAACATGATGGAGTCGCGCGTCTTCGTCGTCCACGCCAGCCCTGACTCGGGACTCGACGTCTTCGCCGCCGCGAGGTCGCTCGACATGATGGCCACCGGCTACGTCTGGATCGCCACCGACTGGCTCGCCGCCGCCATCGAtgctgctggtgctggtgctgctgctgctgctggtaatATACAGGGTGTCCTCATGCTGCGCCAGTACACCCCGGACTCGGACGCCAAGGCGTCGCTCGTCTCCAGGTTCGCGGCCAAACAGTACATCAACGCGTACGGCCTCTTCGCCTACGATTCCGTCTGGATGGCGGCGCGCGCCATCGACCAGTTCCTCGACGACAACGCCAGCGGCGGTAACGTCTCCTTCTCCGCCGACCGCAACATCCGCGACGCCAACGGCAGCGCGCTGGGCCTCAGCGCGCTCAGGGTGTTCGACCAGGGCGAGCAGCTGCTTCGGAAGGTCATGCTCGCCAACTTCACTGGCGTCACGGGCAGCGTCCGGTTCCAGTTGGACGCCGATGGGAGCGGGGGCGCGACCCTCATCAACCCCGCCTACGAGATCCTCAACGTCGGTGGCACGGGCGTCCGCCGGGTCGCCTACTGGTCCAACTACACGCGCCTGTCGGTGGAGGCGCCCAGGCTGCTCGCCGACGGAGGGCCGCCGCCCAACTCCAATAACACGAccacccagcagcagcagcagatgtACAGCGTCATCTGGCCCGGTGACACCACGGCTAAGCCGCGCGGATGGGTATTCCCCAACAACGGCAAGCCGCTGCGGATCGGCGTGCCGTACCGGACGACGTACAAGCAGTTCGTGTCCAAGGACCGGTCCAGCCCCGACGGCGTCAGCGGCTACTGCGTGGACGTGTTCAATGCGGCGGTGGCGCTGCTCCCGTACCCGGTGCCGGCGTCGTTCGTCCTGTTCGGCGACGGCGTCAAGAACCCCAGCTACAACGATCTGGTGCAGAGGGTGGCTGACGGCTTCTTCGACGCGGCGGTGGGCGACATCTCCATCGTCACGAACCGGACGCGGGTGGTGGACTTCACGCAGCCGTACGTGGAGTCCGGCCTTGTCATCGTGTCCACGGTGAAGGCCAAGAACTCCAACGAGTGGGCCTTCCTCAAGCCCTTCACGCCGGGGATGTGGGCCATCATCGGCGCCTTCTTCCTCTTCGTCGGCGCCGTGGTGTGGATCCTGGAGCACAGGTTCAACCCAGAGTTCCGGGGGTCACCGAGGAGGCAGATGGTCACCATCTTCTGGTTCAGCTTCTCTACGATGTTCTTCGCGCACA GAGAGAACACCGTGAGCACTCTTGGCCGCTTCGTCCTCATCATCTGGCTCTTCGTGGTGCTCATCATCAACTCCAGCTACACGGCCAGCCTGACGTCCATCCTGACGGTGCAGCAGCTGTCCACGGGCATCCAGGGCCTGGACAGCCTCCTCTCCAGCAACGACCCCATCGGCTACCAGGTCGGCTCCTTCGCCCGGAGCTACATGATGGACGAGCTGGGCGTCCCAGCGTCGCGCCTCCGGGAGCTGGCCATCGACGGCTACGCCGGCAGCCTGCAGCGCGGGCCCAGCAACGGCGGCGTGGCGGCCATCGTCGACGAGCTGCCGTACGTGGAGCTCTTCCTCTCCACCAACTGCCAGTTCAGGACGGTGGGCCAGGAGTTCACCAAGAGCGGATGGGGATTC GCGTTCCAGCGAGACTCCCCCCTGGCGGTGGACCTGTCGACGGCCATCCTGACGCTGTCAGAGAACGGCGACCTGCAGCGGATCCACGACAAGTGGCTCAGCCCAGGGACGTGCGCGTCGCAGAGCACCGACGGCGTGGGCGCCGACAGGCTCAATCTGGGCAGCTTCTGGGGCCTCTTCCTCATCTGCGGCGTCGCCTGCTTCGTCGCCCTCCTCATCTACTTCGCCAGGATACTCTGCCAGTTCTGCAAGTACCACGGCCACGGGACCACCGACGGTGCCGGCCCGTTCCCCGTCCCGGAGAGGAGCCTGCGGCGGCCCGCCAGGCTCACCAGCATCCGGGACCTCATGTCCTTTGTCGACATGAAGGAGGCCGAGGTGAAGAGGGCCATCCGGAGCAGGTCCGACAGGCGACTCGACGGGTCCATGGGCGGCAGGAGCTACACCTCCGAAGGGCCGTCCTTGTCACGGCCGTCCTCCATGTCGCCGGTGTAA
- the LOC103631863 gene encoding glutamate receptor 3.4 isoform X2 gives MERHVVAVVGPQSSGIAHVVSHVANQLRVPLLSFAATDPALASSQYPYFVRATHDDRFQMAAVADVVAHHGWREVTAVYVDNDYGRGGVVALGDALEALRARVSYRAAFPPGADRAALADLLVRANMMESRVFVVHASPDSGLDVFAAARSLDMMATGYVWIATDWLAAAIDAAGAGAAAAAGNIQGVLMLRQYTPDSDAKASLVSRFAAKQYINAYGLFAYDSVWMAARAIDQFLDDNASGGNVSFSADRNIRDANGSALGLSALRVFDQGEQLLRKVMLANFTGVTGSVRFQLDADGSGGATLINPAYEILNVGGTGVRRVAYWSNYTRLSVEAPRLLADGGPPPNSNNTTTQQQQQMYSVIWPGDTTAKPRGWVFPNNGKPLRIGVPYRTTYKQFVSKDRSSPDGVSGYCVDVFNAAVALLPYPVPASFVLFGDGVKNPSYNDLVQRVADGFFDAAVGDISIVTNRTRVVDFTQPYVESGLVIVSTVKAKNSNEWAFLKPFTPGMWAIIGAFFLFVGAVVWILEHRFNPEFRGSPRRQMVTIFWFSFSTMFFAHRENTVSTLGRFVLIIWLFVVLIINSSYTASLTSILTVQQLSTGIQGLDSLLSSNDPIGYQVGSFARSYMMDELGVPASRLRELAIDGYAGSLQRGPSNGGVAAIVDELPYVELFLSTNCQFRTVGQEFTKSGWGFAFQRDSPLAVDLSTAILTLSENGDLQRIHDKWLSPGTCASQSTDGVGADRLNLGSFWGLFLICGVACFVALLIYFARILCQFCKYHGHGTTDGAGPFPVPERSLRRPARLTSIRDLMSFVDMKEAEVKRAIRSRSDRRLDGSMGGRSYTSEGPSLSRPSSMSPV, from the exons ATGGAGAGGCATGTGGTGGCCGTGGTGGGCCCCCAGTCCTCGGGCATCGCGCACGTCGTCTCCCACGTCGCCAACCAGCTGCGCGTCCCGCTGCTGTCCTTCGCCGCCACCGACCCGGCGCTCGCCTCCTCGCAGTACCCCTACTTCGTCCGCGCCACGCACGACGACCGCTTCCAGATGGCCGCTGTCGCCGACGTCGTCGCGCACCACGGCTGGCGGGAGGTCACGGCGGTCTACGTCGACAACGACTACGGCCGCGGCGGCGTCGTCGCGCTCGGAGACGCGCTCGAGGCCCTGCGCGCCAGGGTCTCCTACAGGGCCGCGTTCCCGCCGGGCGCCGACCGCGCCGCGCTCGCCGACCTCCTCGTGCGGGCCAACATGATGGAGTCGCGCGTCTTCGTCGTCCACGCCAGCCCTGACTCGGGACTCGACGTCTTCGCCGCCGCGAGGTCGCTCGACATGATGGCCACCGGCTACGTCTGGATCGCCACCGACTGGCTCGCCGCCGCCATCGAtgctgctggtgctggtgctgctgctgctgctggtaatATACAGGGTGTCCTCATGCTGCGCCAGTACACCCCGGACTCGGACGCCAAGGCGTCGCTCGTCTCCAGGTTCGCGGCCAAACAGTACATCAACGCGTACGGCCTCTTCGCCTACGATTCCGTCTGGATGGCGGCGCGCGCCATCGACCAGTTCCTCGACGACAACGCCAGCGGCGGTAACGTCTCCTTCTCCGCCGACCGCAACATCCGCGACGCCAACGGCAGCGCGCTGGGCCTCAGCGCGCTCAGGGTGTTCGACCAGGGCGAGCAGCTGCTTCGGAAGGTCATGCTCGCCAACTTCACTGGCGTCACGGGCAGCGTCCGGTTCCAGTTGGACGCCGATGGGAGCGGGGGCGCGACCCTCATCAACCCCGCCTACGAGATCCTCAACGTCGGTGGCACGGGCGTCCGCCGGGTCGCCTACTGGTCCAACTACACGCGCCTGTCGGTGGAGGCGCCCAGGCTGCTCGCCGACGGAGGGCCGCCGCCCAACTCCAATAACACGAccacccagcagcagcagcagatgtACAGCGTCATCTGGCCCGGTGACACCACGGCTAAGCCGCGCGGATGGGTATTCCCCAACAACGGCAAGCCGCTGCGGATCGGCGTGCCGTACCGGACGACGTACAAGCAGTTCGTGTCCAAGGACCGGTCCAGCCCCGACGGCGTCAGCGGCTACTGCGTGGACGTGTTCAATGCGGCGGTGGCGCTGCTCCCGTACCCGGTGCCGGCGTCGTTCGTCCTGTTCGGCGACGGCGTCAAGAACCCCAGCTACAACGATCTGGTGCAGAGGGTGGCTGACGGCTTCTTCGACGCGGCGGTGGGCGACATCTCCATCGTCACGAACCGGACGCGGGTGGTGGACTTCACGCAGCCGTACGTGGAGTCCGGCCTTGTCATCGTGTCCACGGTGAAGGCCAAGAACTCCAACGAGTGGGCCTTCCTCAAGCCCTTCACGCCGGGGATGTGGGCCATCATCGGCGCCTTCTTCCTCTTCGTCGGCGCCGTGGTGTGGATCCTGGAGCACAGGTTCAACCCAGAGTTCCGGGGGTCACCGAGGAGGCAGATGGTCACCATCTTCTGGTTCAGCTTCTCTACGATGTTCTTCGCGCACA GAGAGAACACCGTGAGCACTCTTGGCCGCTTCGTCCTCATCATCTGGCTCTTCGTGGTGCTCATCATCAACTCCAGCTACACGGCCAGCCTGACGTCCATCCTGACGGTGCAGCAGCTGTCCACGGGCATCCAGGGCCTGGACAGCCTCCTCTCCAGCAACGACCCCATCGGCTACCAGGTCGGCTCCTTCGCCCGGAGCTACATGATGGACGAGCTGGGCGTCCCAGCGTCGCGCCTCCGGGAGCTGGCCATCGACGGCTACGCCGGCAGCCTGCAGCGCGGGCCCAGCAACGGCGGCGTGGCGGCCATCGTCGACGAGCTGCCGTACGTGGAGCTCTTCCTCTCCACCAACTGCCAGTTCAGGACGGTGGGCCAGGAGTTCACCAAGAGCGGATGGGGATTC GCGTTCCAGCGAGACTCCCCCCTGGCGGTGGACCTGTCGACGGCCATCCTGACGCTGTCAGAGAACGGCGACCTGCAGCGGATCCACGACAAGTGGCTCAGCCCAGGGACGTGCGCGTCGCAGAGCACCGACGGCGTGGGCGCCGACAGGCTCAATCTGGGCAGCTTCTGGGGCCTCTTCCTCATCTGCGGCGTCGCCTGCTTCGTCGCCCTCCTCATCTACTTCGCCAGGATACTCTGCCAGTTCTGCAAGTACCACGGCCACGGGACCACCGACGGTGCCGGCCCGTTCCCCGTCCCGGAGAGGAGCCTGCGGCGGCCCGCCAGGCTCACCAGCATCCGGGACCTCATGTCCTTTGTCGACATGAAGGAGGCCGAGGTGAAGAGGGCCATCCGGAGCAGGTCCGACAGGCGACTCGACGGGTCCATGGGCGGCAGGAGCTACACCTCCGAAGGGCCGTCCTTGTCACGGCCGTCCTCCATGTCGCCGGTGTAA